Proteins encoded in a region of the Vicia villosa cultivar HV-30 ecotype Madison, WI linkage group LG5, Vvil1.0, whole genome shotgun sequence genome:
- the LOC131602103 gene encoding protein DETOXIFICATION 46, chloroplastic-like encodes MAHKLSLHFIHTPLLQNRNLISHSNRRLPLHFLEPSLLNNTTLHSPNQCIVSSKHRHLGLLTPRVVQNHEVIDESEDTEQISEGFDVEGDEEEVNELVEQSIWIQMKEIVLFTGPAIGLWLCGPLMSLIDTAVVGQGSSIELAALGPATVFCDYLGYSFMFLSIATSNMVATALAKKDRAEVQHHISVLLFIGLACGLAMLLFTRLFGATTLVAFTGLKNVHLVPAANTYVQIRGLAWPCLLVGLVAQSASLGMKDSWGPLKALAASSIINGIGDIILCRYLGYGIAGAAWATLASQVVAAYMMCQTLNEKGYNVFSFSVPSGKEFLAIISLSAPVFISLMLKMAFYSLLIYFATSMGTHTTAAHQVMIQIFWICTICGEPLSQTAQSFMPELMYGVNRSLEKARSLLRSLVTIGAILGFLFGIVGTFVPWLFPYMFTPDQMVIQEMHRILIPYFLALVVTPATIGLEGTLLAGRDLRFISLSTTGCFCLNALVLSILCSRYGLQGCWFSLVGFQWARFFVALLRLLSPNGILYSEETSQYELQKLKTA; translated from the exons ATGGCGCACAAACTCTCGCTCCATTTCATTCACACTCCTCTCCTTCAAAACCGCAACCTCATTTCACACTCCAACCGCCGCTTACCTCTTCATTTCCTCGAACCTTCCCTTCTCAACAACACAACTCTCCATTCACCTAACCAATGCATTGTATCGTCAAAGCACCGTCACTTAGGGCTCCTAACACCTCGCGTAGTTCAAAATCACGAAGTCATAGATGAATCTGAAGACACGGAACAAATAAGCGAGGGTTTTGATGTGGAGGGAGAtgaagaagaagtgaatgaaCTGGTTGAGCAGAGTATATGGATTCAGATGAAGGAAATTGTTTTGTTTACTGGACCGGCTATTGGACTTTGGTTGTGTGGACCGTTGATGAGTCTCATTGATACAGCAGTTGTTGGTCAAGGAAGTTCAATTGAACTAGCTGCTTTAG GTCCTGCTACTGTTTTTTGCGATTATTTGGGCTACTCGTTCATGTTTTTGTCGATTGCTACTTCAAATATGGTTGCTACTGCCCTTGCTAAAAAG GACAGGGCGGAAGTGCAGCATCACATATCTGTCTTGCTTTTTATTGGGTTAGCATGTGGCTTGGCGATGCTTTTGTTCACAAGGCTATTTGGTGCAACAACACTCGTAG CTTTTACTGGACTGAAGAATGTACATTTAGTACCGGCAGCTAATACTTATGTCCAG ATTCGAGGATTGGCATGGCCTTGTTTGCTTGTTGGATTGGTTGCTCAGAGTGCAAG TCTTGGTATGAAAGATTCTTGGGGACCCTTGAAGGCATTGGCTGCTTCCAGTATTATAAATGGAATTGGTGATATAATCCTGTGTAGATATTTAGGCTATGGAATTGCTGGGGCTGCATGGGCTACATTGGCATCACAA GTTGTTGCAGCGTATATGATGTGCCAAACTCTAAACGAGAAAGGATACAATGTATTTTCCTTCTCTGTTCCTTCGGGGAAGGAATTTCTGGCTATAATTAGTCTTTCCGCTCCTGTATTTATTTCATTGATGCTAAAG ATGGCTTTCTACTCTCTACTTATATATTTTGCTACATCAATGGGTACACATACAACGGCTGCCCATCAA GTCATGATTCAGATCTTCTGGATATGCACAATATGTGGCGAACCTCTCTCCCAAACTGCTCAGTCATTTATGCCTGAGTTGATGTATGGAGTAAATCGGAGTTTGGAAAAG GCTAGGTCGCTTCTAAGGTCTCTTGTAACTATTGGAGCTATACTTGGGTTTCTTTTTGGGATAGTTGGAACATTTGTTCCTTGGTTATTCCCCTACATGTTTACACCTGATCAGATGGTCATCCAGGAG ATGCACAGGATCCTGATTCCATACTTTTTAGCGCTAGTGGTCACACCTGCTACTATCGGCCTGGAGGGAACATTGCTG GCTGGACGGGATCTACGATTTATAAGTTTGTCGACGACTGGATgcttttgtttaaatgctttaGTATTATCG ATCTTATGTAGTAGATATGGTTTGCAAGGCTGTTGGTTTTCCCTTGTTGGATTTCAATGG GCTCGGTTTTTTGTGGCCCTTCTGCGCCTTCTATCTCCCAACGGCATTTTATACTCAGAAGAAACAAGCCAATATGAACTGCAAAAGTTGAAGACTGCATAG